The Urbifossiella limnaea nucleotide sequence GGCGTGAGGAGGATGAGCGTCGGGAAGGCCTGGATGCCGGCGGCCTTGACGAGCCACGCGTCCTTGTCGGCGTCCACCCGCACGGGCACGACGGCGGCACTGACGGCGGCGACGACGGCGGGGGTGCGGAAGGTGGTGGCTTCCATCCGCTTGCACGGGCCGCACCACTCGGCGGCGAAGTCCAGCAGCAGCGGCTTGCCGGCGGCGGCGGCGTCCTTGCGGGCGGCGGCGTAGTCGGTCCGCCAGCGGACCTCTTGAGCCGCGGCGGGGGCGGCGGCCGCGAGCAAGCCGGCGACCACGAGCGTGGTGCGAATCATGACGCGCCTCCGTGCGCTGAACCCCGCATCATGCGGGGGCGGAGGCATACCGCGGGGGTGGCGGTGCCGCAACCCGAACGCGGGCGGCTACGGCAGGGTGCCGCCGGTCGTGCGGATGTCGCCGGCCGGCGGCGGCGCCCCGAGTCGCGCCAGCGCCCGCGCCGCCGACCGCGTGCCCGCCGCCGACAGTTCGCGCAGCAGCGCCCGCGCCTCGGTCGTGTCCAGCGTTTCCAGCAGCTCCACCGCCCGCGCCTCGGTCAGCGCGTCGGCCGCGCCGCCGACCCGCAGCCGGGCCATCTTCGCCGCCGCGGTCGGTTCCAGCGCCAGCCGCGCGATCGCGCCGTACGCGACCGCCGCGTCCGGCGAGCCGAGGCGGTCCCACAACCTCGCCGCGCTCGTCTCGCGCTTCAGCTCGGCCGTCAGCGGCAGGTCGCGGATCCGCACCGGCCACACCAGCACGCCGGCGCCGGGGCCGGCCGTCAGCAGCCGCGAGCCGTCGGGCGTGAAGGCCGCGTCGCGGCACGGCGCCCCCGGCCCGGCCAGCCGCCGGCGCACGCCGAGCGTCGCCGTCTCGATCAGGTCGAGTTCGCCCCCGGGCCGGCCGACGGCGACCACCCGCGCGTCCGGCGACAGCGCCAGCGCCGCCGGCGTGACCGCGCGGAGCGGCGTCAGCGGGTCCACGGTCGGCACGTCGGTGCGGACCGTTTCCAGCCCGGTGAGGATGTCGCGGGTGAGGACGCGCTCGGCGGTGCGCACCTTCAGCCCGGCGCCGTCCGGGGTGAACGTCGCGGCGCCGCCCTCGTCGAGCGCGAACACGCGGACCTCGCGGCCGGTGCCGATGTCCCACACGCGGGCGCTGCGGTCGGTGCCGACGGTCAGCGCCAGCCGGCCGTCGGGCGACACCTCCACCGTGCGGACCGGGCCGAGGTGGCCGACCGGCGCCGACAGCGGGCGGAACGTCCGCGCGTCCCAGGTGCGGATGAGGCCGTCGGCGGAGCCCGTGGCGAGGCGCTTGCCGTCGGGCGACGCGGCGACGGCGGTGACGCGGGCGGCGTGGCCGGCGAGCCGGGCGCGGTCCTGCTTGGCGGCGAAGTCGCGGACCACGGCGGTGCCGTCGGGGCCGATGACGACACCCAGGTCGGTGCCGGGGA carries:
- a CDS encoding WD40 repeat domain-containing protein, with translation MRRLCLLALLLAAPARAADLPPGAARRLGDAHFRAGGPVAELVFSADGTELVSHVAAAAGDRVTVWDATTGERLRTGVPPRTAGARVRWGASSIPGTDLGVVIGPDGTAVVRDFAAKQDRARLAGHAARVTAVAASPDGKRLATGSADGLIRTWDARTFRPLSAPVGHLGPVRTVEVSPDGRLALTVGTDRSARVWDIGTGREVRVFALDEGGAATFTPDGAGLKVRTAERVLTRDILTGLETVRTDVPTVDPLTPLRAVTPAALALSPDARVVAVGRPGGELDLIETATLGVRRRLAGPGAPCRDAAFTPDGSRLLTAGPGAGVLVWPVRIRDLPLTAELKRETSAARLWDRLGSPDAAVAYGAIARLALEPTAAAKMARLRVGGAADALTEARAVELLETLDTTEARALLRELSAAGTRSAARALARLGAPPPAGDIRTTGGTLP